One genomic region from Actinocatenispora thailandica encodes:
- a CDS encoding glycoside hydrolase family 16 protein produces the protein MSRRFNALAVAAAAAIVGASLAAPAAARQQVAPPSGARPEVTTPAGDGYTLAFDDEFDGSTVDTTRWNFRTDQKAKSAQLARNVSEGGGVLSIALKKEQYGSYAYTAGGVVSKQPFRYGYYETRAKTPVGAGWHTSFWAMAGDGTDTYTPRRRTEIDQFEINSSAPQNISQGVIAWRADGSSTSIGRRTAQPGFDTSAGWHTYGFDWTEDRVAFYVDGTLTDTATYPPSADTHDYLNIWLTSIGYETVDETKLPATAQFDYVRYYQKDYYVDNDTPASYGYSENGAWNDSTLPGFTVGNTSRWSAAPGASATWRPNLRAAGHYQVYVYRTVYPGSDTDSRLDVVHGGTTTTTHLNYTTGTTGWVSLGAWDFPAGTGSSVTLTRGNGNARADAVKFVREV, from the coding sequence ATGTCCAGAAGGTTCAACGCACTCGCGGTGGCCGCGGCTGCCGCCATCGTCGGCGCGTCGCTCGCGGCGCCCGCCGCCGCACGGCAGCAGGTCGCACCACCGTCCGGCGCCCGCCCGGAGGTCACCACCCCGGCCGGGGACGGGTACACCCTGGCGTTCGACGACGAGTTCGACGGGTCCACAGTGGACACCACGAGGTGGAACTTCCGCACCGACCAGAAGGCCAAGAGTGCCCAGCTGGCCCGCAACGTGTCCGAGGGCGGCGGCGTGCTGTCGATCGCGCTGAAGAAGGAACAGTACGGCAGCTACGCCTACACCGCCGGCGGCGTGGTCAGCAAGCAGCCGTTCCGGTACGGATACTACGAGACGCGGGCGAAGACGCCGGTCGGCGCGGGCTGGCACACCTCGTTCTGGGCGATGGCCGGCGACGGCACGGACACCTACACGCCGCGGCGGCGCACCGAGATCGACCAGTTCGAGATCAACTCCAGCGCGCCGCAGAACATCAGCCAGGGCGTGATCGCCTGGCGGGCCGACGGCAGTTCCACCAGCATCGGGCGCAGGACGGCGCAGCCCGGGTTCGACACCTCGGCCGGCTGGCACACCTACGGCTTCGACTGGACCGAGGACCGGGTCGCCTTCTACGTGGACGGCACGCTGACCGACACCGCGACCTACCCGCCGAGTGCGGACACGCACGACTACCTCAACATCTGGCTGACCTCGATCGGGTACGAGACGGTCGACGAGACGAAGCTGCCGGCCACCGCCCAGTTCGACTACGTGCGCTACTACCAGAAGGACTACTACGTCGACAACGACACCCCGGCCAGCTACGGCTACAGCGAGAACGGCGCCTGGAACGACAGCACGCTGCCCGGCTTCACCGTCGGCAACACCAGCCGCTGGTCCGCGGCGCCGGGGGCGAGCGCGACCTGGCGGCCGAACCTGCGTGCCGCCGGCCACTACCAGGTCTACGTCTACCGCACCGTCTATCCGGGCAGCGACACCGACTCCCGGCTCGACGTGGTGCACGGCGGCACCACCACGACCACCCACCTGAACTACACCACCGGGACGACCGGCTGGGTGTCGCTCGGCGCGTGGGACTTCCCGGCCGGCACCGGTTCGTCGGTGACGCTGACCCGGGGCAACGGCAACGCCCGCGCCGACGCCGTCAAGTTCGTCCGGGAGGTGTGA